Part of the Mya arenaria isolate MELC-2E11 chromosome 8, ASM2691426v1 genome, aaaacagGCCCATACTTCAGAAATTGCACAACCAATAAACAAGGATTCAAGTGTTATAACTACCCGGTATTGTCTTTAGGGTTATGCTTATGactgacaaaaacaataaaaggcgcacaatataggtagttttaaaaattttggtacagatataaaatattaaccgtataaatgttatcttttaatCAATAGCTACATGCCACAAAtttcccagttaaaaaagcgccaaaatttTGCTAATATTTTTTCATCTCTACCtaaatcaaatgctttttttgttttgatcattaaaccAAAGTGAGTTAAACATGACTATGCatcaaaatgaacaattatgTTTGTGCGCCTTTAAATCACAGAAACATAAAATCACAGAACAAATTCTTGAGCACAGAGAAGAAATAGTATTCATCGTTGTTCATCACTTGTTCACGTAAGCTTTTTACAGGACAAAAATTTGCCACATAAAAGTGATAATCTGGGATATGGCAACGAAGTTCGAATGAGAATTATGTGGCTAAAGTGTTAGTAAAAATCTCCATAGCTGTTTGAAACGTAAATTGAATGCAACATTTGGAATGCAACTTTTATAACCACTCAATAATTGTCTTTTAAAGCTTATGTAAAAGatagacaaacaaatatattcacaGAGACACATCTCTAAACAAAATGCCTAAGCTTGGGTTAAAAATATTCTAGTAATCTCCATGGTAGTTCCAAACCGTATGGGTATTGAGGCAAACAGTGTTCCTTGGGAGACGTAAACGTGGGAATGGTCACCATGGCGATACAGGCCCGCATAGAATGGGTTCATCAGGTACGCAGGAATGATTAATGGGAAGAACTGGCCGCCATGTGTGTGACCTGAAACCAAACAAGAGTAGCTAATATAACATGAATATTCATTaagtattgcattattttgtctgttttgtgaAGTTGAAGCTCCTCTCACAAAGGCATCCAGGAATTGCTTCCAAGCATTTGAGTCTAGTTTATGGTCATAAACATAGACAAGAGGGTTCCAAAAATATTTGGCCTAACACCAGTCCTGCATAACATTGGGCcaattttttgaataattgttaaagaaaacaatgtgattaacaatattgttgttaacttttaaacataaatagttTGTGGATGTGCtcacatatataaatacaaacaaactgatgaaataattttctcaaatcttgttagaaatacagcagagcACATGTTTATCCATTAAATGCCAGagcagtaacaatttgaaagttaacaatgatgacgttaaCCCTTAACAGTTGTTAATTGAAACAAAGTTTTTAACATTCGGTCCATTTGGTTGTCAAAGGTCAACTTTAAATTAATACTCATGTCTTCAGCTATTTCAACTAGTGAGTCCTAATTCATTGCATAATCGTGCTAACATACCTGACAGGACTAGATCCACTCTGTGCTTAGATTGAAGTGCAGCTTGAGCAGCCTTGGGCTGGTGAGCCACTAGAATTACAGGGCTCTCAACGTCACATGAACCCAGAGCCCCATCGAGGTCCATAGTGTGATCCCCAAACCTAAAATACATAGTTGGTAAATTCactaatatgtatacaaataaatttcGAAATAGGTTGTTGTCAAGTGCTAAGACAAATTTTTTAGGACAATGACCAGAAATTAAACTGAGCTACCCAATATGACTGAgataaaactagaaatgtgtccataggacacggatgcccccacttcggttttttgtcacagaaaataagccataatgatttttaaagtatttttggcaaaaaagggccgtaactcctaaatgactaaagcgatttccatgactatcgaaattgatcaagatattatggtcacaaacatgtgtttaaagtttggtgaggattggacaaacagttttcaagaattagatcggaaacaatcttcgggacgtatttttcaagtctttttttgcaaataaagggccgtaactcctaaatgacaaaagcgatttccatggctatcgaacttgatcaagatattatggtcacaatcatgtatgtaaagtttggtgaggattggacacatacttttcaagaattagattggaaacatatatttttgaagtatttttggcaaaaaagggccgtaactcctaaatgactaaagcgatttccatgactatcgaacttgatcaagatattatggtcacaaacatgtgtttaaagtttggtgaggattggacaaacggttttcaagaattagatcggaaacaatcttcgggacgaacgtacgtacgtacggacagacagacagacgtacgtacggacaagggcaaccctatatgccgccactttgtgggggcataactAGTAGTGagattatgtaaaaacaataagtaaaaaaaatctttaaaacatcGTAACACATGGAGAGACTAAGTCAAAAGGCATATCACCAGCGCTTCTGATAAGTAGAGGTGGTTCTACACATTATATGAGTAGCAAGTTGtaactattaacattaacaatttaACACTAAATTAAAGATAAAGTAAACAAGATTTTAAAAGAGAAGCAACTTAAGATCCCTTTAATAGTTAGATTCTTACTTGTACTGATCTGCCGTAGGATCATCTACACCAGCCAGACATATGCCAGTTTGTCCCTTGTCAGCAGATATTTTCACATTGATGTTGTGTAGTGGGATTACACCAAGTGATTTTAACTTCACCAACCAGTTCTCGGCATCAGTTGTGTAGTACTCATGATTACCTGAAATTTCATAACTTTTAAACTATCATCTGGTGGTGATTCTCTGAACTATGACAAATACAGGGCCTTTTCTGTCCATTTTGCGAAAAAGACCCTGGACAAATTGGGAAATTTGAGACACCAAATTTACTGATTTGGGAAtaaatttcagattttttttgacaatttggGATACAGTACTTGcaaaaattgtgtatgtttttttcgAATCCTGTAATTATTGGCCATATTgggaataaaaaaatcattagcaAAATCATCTTTTTGGGCAACATTTCTCCATGATATTAGTGTATATAACAAAGATGTCACCCTGAAGTACttataaattcatttataattgttaatgaATAATTGTAATGTTCCAGCACTAAAACCCCAGCTAAGAGACAAGGTGTGTAAGTTGAGAACCCTGGCTTGTCATGACAGCAAtctcatttgttatttttttcttgaacttggaaaaaatatatacatatttggcatttcgAATCAGTCAGATATTCTGACCGGtgaaatgggcagaaaaagggctgaaatgtttgtttaaaattgttgaaatggatttaaaatatgaaagttacttcatagtttatattttgttgacttaattactttaaatgctaaatagtatttataataattaaaataaagacatttatattttaagttatcCCAGAAAAATACAGTTCAATCCATTAGATCAAGAACTTCAATGAACTGCATGATCATTACAGaaacaatttaataacaaaattaatactaTCAGTATCACACTGTTTCAACAGAATTATCACACAGTTTGCACCTGTAACAAAGTAGGTTCCATATTTAGAATTGATCCAGCTGATTGGTACTGCAGCATCATGTAACTGATCAACACGTCCATCAACCAGATCACCTCCAATTATCACCATATCTGAAAAAGAAGCCCTCCTACATggcacatttttttcttttttcttcaagGACTGAAGTGTACAAAATGCGTATGTAAGTCAGTAATAGGAATTAAATAGATAtcatgttaaaatatcaaatctaAGACTAAGCAATTCCTTTATAGACACTTTGGAATCCTTAAGAGTGTTCCTCTGAATactaaatacaataaaatttattaaatgcaaatacTGTATGCATTATAATCCATCTATGACGGGTGTGGTTTACTGCACAACTTTATAAGTTATAAGAGTTATTATACATGTCAAAGCCTGACCCAAGGTAGGACTGGTTTTACCAACCATTTATTTATTGGCAAAAGAAGTACACCAAACCACACAATGTACATCAAGTTTCACCTCTGTGcctcttatttaaaaatactcCAAGTCATATTTCAGATTGCAAGTATTTTGTATGTGTAgactaataaaacaaacatttttatttgtacaaacCTGAATTTAAGTAGTTGatcatattaataattttcttcaaCCTGTCCATTCCATTAGTTGGACCCAGATGAATGTCTGACACAAATGTTATTGAGAGCCTTTCTAAATTTTCTGGAAGGCCCTTGACAGGTATTGTTACTTCTTTGATAGTGGGCGGTTGTTGAGCATTGATATATCCAAACATGACAATTAACATTGCATACACGAAGGCGGATATCTGTTGTATTTTGGAAAGTTTGCTAAATGTCCTCGTCTTTTTCCGCCCTCCTAGGCGTAAGATTAAATTCAcaattttcaagaaaacaaCTGCGGTGAAAAGTTGTATCGTTACAGCTAATGCAAGGAACAGCCAAATAGCCAGTTTGTAAGGATTTATTGCAATCAGGAAAG contains:
- the LOC128243854 gene encoding transmembrane protein with metallophosphoesterase domain-like, with the translated sequence MNMENSTLRAKLLRFQFSCIIMSGMTLICCYLWRNLSTVLDSTQDKVHSETESNEWRLFIDFKDIREWRSYTINAAISRLLLAAVLISSLFSYSSFSFLIAINPYKLAIWLFLALAVTIQLFTAVVFLKIVNLILRLGGRKKTRTFSKLSKIQQISAFVYAMLIVMFGYINAQQPPTIKEVTIPVKGLPENLERLSITFVSDIHLGPTNGMDRLKKIINMINYLNSDMVIIGGDLVDGRVDQLHDAAVPISWINSKYGTYFVTGNHEYYTTDAENWLVKLKSLGVIPLHNINVKISADKGQTGICLAGVDDPTADQYKFGDHTMDLDGALGSCDVESPVILVAHQPKAAQAALQSKHRVDLVLSGHTHGGQFFPLIIPAYLMNPFYAGLYRHGDHSHVYVSQGTLFASIPIRFGTTMEITRIFLTQA